In Novosphingobium sp. RL4, the sequence CGGGAAGATGCGTCATCGAGGCGATCATGCCGGGCAGGTGGGCGGCGCCCCCGGCTCCTGCGATCACGACCTTGAAGCCTTCGCCGTCCGCGCCCTTGGCGAAGTCGACCAGGCGATCCGGCGTGCGGTGTGCCGAGACGATGCGGGCGTCATAGGCGACACCCAGCTTGTCCAGCATGTCGGCTGCGCGCTGCATGGTCGGCCAGTCGGACTGGCTGCCCATGACGATGGCTACAGGAGTCCCCACCCCGCTCATCTCAACGCTCCGAAAGGTAATAGCGGTCGAGCACCGCGAGATCGTCTGCCAGTTCGTAGACGATCGGTTGACCGGTCGGGATTTCCAGACCGGTGATCTCGTCGTCCGAAATGCCCGAGAGGTGCTTCACCAGCGCGCGCAGGCTGTTGCCGTGGGCGGAGATCAGCACGTCGGCACCGGCCTTGAGGTGCGGCACGATCGAGCCTTCATAGTAAGGCAGGACGCGGGCGATAGTGTCCTTGAGGCTTTCGGTCTGCGGCACGTCGATCCCGGCGTAGCGCGGGTCGGTGGAGAGATCGAACTCGCTGCCGATTTCGAGGACCGGCGGCGGCGTGTCGAAGCTGCGGCGCCAGATCTTGACCTGATCGTCGCCGTGCTTTGCGGCGGTTTCGGCCTTGTTGAGGCCGGTGAGGCCGCCGTAGTGGCGCTCGTTCAGGCGCCAGTCCTTGGTCTCGGGAATCCACAGCAGGCCGGCGGCTTCGAGCGCGAAGTGCAG encodes:
- the purE gene encoding 5-(carboxyamino)imidazole ribonucleotide mutase, encoding MSGVGTPVAIVMGSQSDWPTMQRAADMLDKLGVAYDARIVSAHRTPDRLVDFAKGADGEGFKVVIAGAGGAAHLPGMIASMTHLPVLGVPVQSKALSGQDSLLSIVQMPAGIPVGTLAIGEAGAANAGLLAAAILATSDPALAERLKTFRADQTASVAEKPV
- the gpmA gene encoding 2,3-diphosphoglycerate-dependent phosphoglycerate mutase, which codes for MPRLILVRHGQSQWNLENRFTGWWDVDLTEKGEEEARAAGALLKEKGIMPTVAFTSLQTRAIRTLHFALEAAGLLWIPETKDWRLNERHYGGLTGLNKAETAAKHGDDQVKIWRRSFDTPPPVLEIGSEFDLSTDPRYAGIDVPQTESLKDTIARVLPYYEGSIVPHLKAGADVLISAHGNSLRALVKHLSGISDDEITGLEIPTGQPIVYELADDLAVLDRYYLSER